In Canis lupus dingo isolate Sandy chromosome 1, ASM325472v2, whole genome shotgun sequence, a single genomic region encodes these proteins:
- the FLT3LG gene encoding fms-related tyrosine kinase 3 ligand isoform X2: MGVRSDHRHEGPPAEMIVLAPAWSPTASLLLLLLLSPGLRGTPDCSFSHSPISSTFAVTIRKLSDYLLQDYPVTVASNLQDDELCGAFWRLVLAQRWMVRLQAVAGSQMQILLEAVNTEIHFVTFCAFQPLPSCLRFVQTNISHLLQDTSQQLAALKPWITRRNFSGCLELQCQPDSSTLVPPRSPGALEATALPAPQAPRLLLLLLLPVALLLMSTAWCLHWRRRRRRRSPYPGEQRTLRPSERSHLPEDTELGPGGSQLETGPFLDHAAPLAPSPGSRQRPPPTPPKPAPAPPLPLCTKSLPPRNCI; the protein is encoded by the exons atgggggtcAG ATCTGACCATAGGCATGAGGGGCCTCCGGCCGAGATGATAGTGCTGGcgccagcctggagcccaact GCCTccctgttgctgctgctgctgctcagccCCGGCCTCCGCGGGACCCCCGACTGCTCCTTCAGCCACAGCCCCATCTCCTCCACCTTCGCGGTCACCATCCGCAAGCTG TCTGATTACCTGCTTCAGGACTATCCAGTCACTGTCGCCTCCAACCTGCAGGAC GACGAGCTCTGCGGGGCGTTCTGGCGCCTGGTCCTGGCCCAGCGCTGGATGGTGCGGCTCCAGGCTGTGGCTGGATCCCAAATGCAAATCCTGCTGGAGGCTGTCAACACGGAGATACACTTTGTCACCTTCTGTGCCTTCCAG cccctccccagctgTCTTCGCTTCGTCCAGACCAACATCTCCCACCTCCTGCAGGACACCTCCCAGCAGCTGGCCGCCCTGAAGCCCTGGATCACCCGCAGGAATTTCTCCGGGTGCCTGGAGCTGCAGTGTCAGCCCG aCTCCTCTACATTGGTGCCCCCAAGGAGCCCCGGGGCCCTGGAGGCCACTGCCTTGCCAGCCCCTCAGGCACCTcggctgctcctcctgctgctgctgcccgtGGCTCTCCTGCTGATGTCCACTGCCTGGTGCCTGCATTGGCgaaggaggcggcggcggaggtCACCCTACCCTGGGGAGCAG aggacactgaggcccagcgAGCGGAGCCATCTGCCCGAGGACACAGAGCTGGGACCTGGAGGGAGTCAGCTAGAGACTGGTCCCTTCCTCGACCACGCAGCCCCGCTCGCTCCCTCCCCAGGATCAAGGCAACGCCCGCCCCCAACGCCCCCAaagccagccccagccccacctctccCCCTCTGTACAAAGTCCTTGCCCCCAAGAAATTGTATATAA
- the FLT3LG gene encoding fms-related tyrosine kinase 3 ligand isoform X1 produces MGVRSDHRHEGPPAEMIVLAPAWSPTASLLLLLLLSPGLRGTPDCSFSHSPISSTFAVTIRKLASPCFLPQSDYLLQDYPVTVASNLQDDELCGAFWRLVLAQRWMVRLQAVAGSQMQILLEAVNTEIHFVTFCAFQPLPSCLRFVQTNISHLLQDTSQQLAALKPWITRRNFSGCLELQCQPDSSTLVPPRSPGALEATALPAPQAPRLLLLLLLPVALLLMSTAWCLHWRRRRRRRSPYPGEQRTLRPSERSHLPEDTELGPGGSQLETGPFLDHAAPLAPSPGSRQRPPPTPPKPAPAPPLPLCTKSLPPRNCI; encoded by the exons atgggggtcAG ATCTGACCATAGGCATGAGGGGCCTCCGGCCGAGATGATAGTGCTGGcgccagcctggagcccaact GCCTccctgttgctgctgctgctgctcagccCCGGCCTCCGCGGGACCCCCGACTGCTCCTTCAGCCACAGCCCCATCTCCTCCACCTTCGCGGTCACCATCCGCAAGCTG GCCTCACCCTGTTTTCTCCCGCAGTCTGATTACCTGCTTCAGGACTATCCAGTCACTGTCGCCTCCAACCTGCAGGAC GACGAGCTCTGCGGGGCGTTCTGGCGCCTGGTCCTGGCCCAGCGCTGGATGGTGCGGCTCCAGGCTGTGGCTGGATCCCAAATGCAAATCCTGCTGGAGGCTGTCAACACGGAGATACACTTTGTCACCTTCTGTGCCTTCCAG cccctccccagctgTCTTCGCTTCGTCCAGACCAACATCTCCCACCTCCTGCAGGACACCTCCCAGCAGCTGGCCGCCCTGAAGCCCTGGATCACCCGCAGGAATTTCTCCGGGTGCCTGGAGCTGCAGTGTCAGCCCG aCTCCTCTACATTGGTGCCCCCAAGGAGCCCCGGGGCCCTGGAGGCCACTGCCTTGCCAGCCCCTCAGGCACCTcggctgctcctcctgctgctgctgcccgtGGCTCTCCTGCTGATGTCCACTGCCTGGTGCCTGCATTGGCgaaggaggcggcggcggaggtCACCCTACCCTGGGGAGCAG aggacactgaggcccagcgAGCGGAGCCATCTGCCCGAGGACACAGAGCTGGGACCTGGAGGGAGTCAGCTAGAGACTGGTCCCTTCCTCGACCACGCAGCCCCGCTCGCTCCCTCCCCAGGATCAAGGCAACGCCCGCCCCCAACGCCCCCAaagccagccccagccccacctctccCCCTCTGTACAAAGTCCTTGCCCCCAAGAAATTGTATATAA
- the FLT3LG gene encoding fms-related tyrosine kinase 3 ligand isoform X3 produces MIVLAPAWSPTASLLLLLLLSPGLRGTPDCSFSHSPISSTFAVTIRKLASPCFLPQSDYLLQDYPVTVASNLQDDELCGAFWRLVLAQRWMVRLQAVAGSQMQILLEAVNTEIHFVTFCAFQPLPSCLRFVQTNISHLLQDTSQQLAALKPWITRRNFSGCLELQCQPDSSTLVPPRSPGALEATALPAPQAPRLLLLLLLPVALLLMSTAWCLHWRRRRRRRSPYPGEQRTLRPSERSHLPEDTELGPGGSQLETGPFLDHAAPLAPSPGSRQRPPPTPPKPAPAPPLPLCTKSLPPRNCI; encoded by the exons ATGATAGTGCTGGcgccagcctggagcccaact GCCTccctgttgctgctgctgctgctcagccCCGGCCTCCGCGGGACCCCCGACTGCTCCTTCAGCCACAGCCCCATCTCCTCCACCTTCGCGGTCACCATCCGCAAGCTG GCCTCACCCTGTTTTCTCCCGCAGTCTGATTACCTGCTTCAGGACTATCCAGTCACTGTCGCCTCCAACCTGCAGGAC GACGAGCTCTGCGGGGCGTTCTGGCGCCTGGTCCTGGCCCAGCGCTGGATGGTGCGGCTCCAGGCTGTGGCTGGATCCCAAATGCAAATCCTGCTGGAGGCTGTCAACACGGAGATACACTTTGTCACCTTCTGTGCCTTCCAG cccctccccagctgTCTTCGCTTCGTCCAGACCAACATCTCCCACCTCCTGCAGGACACCTCCCAGCAGCTGGCCGCCCTGAAGCCCTGGATCACCCGCAGGAATTTCTCCGGGTGCCTGGAGCTGCAGTGTCAGCCCG aCTCCTCTACATTGGTGCCCCCAAGGAGCCCCGGGGCCCTGGAGGCCACTGCCTTGCCAGCCCCTCAGGCACCTcggctgctcctcctgctgctgctgcccgtGGCTCTCCTGCTGATGTCCACTGCCTGGTGCCTGCATTGGCgaaggaggcggcggcggaggtCACCCTACCCTGGGGAGCAG aggacactgaggcccagcgAGCGGAGCCATCTGCCCGAGGACACAGAGCTGGGACCTGGAGGGAGTCAGCTAGAGACTGGTCCCTTCCTCGACCACGCAGCCCCGCTCGCTCCCTCCCCAGGATCAAGGCAACGCCCGCCCCCAACGCCCCCAaagccagccccagccccacctctccCCCTCTGTACAAAGTCCTTGCCCCCAAGAAATTGTATATAA
- the FLT3LG gene encoding fms-related tyrosine kinase 3 ligand isoform X8, with protein MGVRSDHRHEGPPAEMIVLAPAWSPTASLLLLLLLSPGLRGTPDCSFSHSPISSTFAVTIRKLASPCFLPQSDYLLQDYPVTVASNLQDDELCGAFWRLVLAQRWMVRLQAVAGSQMQILLEAVNTEIHFVTFCAFQDTSQQLAALKPWITRRNFSGCLELQCQPVTQREREAETQAEGEAGSMQGAQRGIRSQVSRIAPWAKGRCQTAAPPRDPNFFYFLIHDRERKKERQRHRQREKQSPCREPDAGLDPGSPESGPGPKAGAKPLSHPGIPRFYFF; from the exons atgggggtcAG ATCTGACCATAGGCATGAGGGGCCTCCGGCCGAGATGATAGTGCTGGcgccagcctggagcccaact GCCTccctgttgctgctgctgctgctcagccCCGGCCTCCGCGGGACCCCCGACTGCTCCTTCAGCCACAGCCCCATCTCCTCCACCTTCGCGGTCACCATCCGCAAGCTG GCCTCACCCTGTTTTCTCCCGCAGTCTGATTACCTGCTTCAGGACTATCCAGTCACTGTCGCCTCCAACCTGCAGGAC GACGAGCTCTGCGGGGCGTTCTGGCGCCTGGTCCTGGCCCAGCGCTGGATGGTGCGGCTCCAGGCTGTGGCTGGATCCCAAATGCAAATCCTGCTGGAGGCTGTCAACACGGAGATACACTTTGTCACCTTCTGTGCCTTCCAG GACACCTCCCAGCAGCTGGCCGCCCTGAAGCCCTGGATCACCCGCAGGAATTTCTCCGGGTGCCTGGAGCTGCAGTGTCAGCCCG tcacacagagagagagagaagcagagacacaggcagagggagaagcaggttccatgcagggagcccaacgtgggattcgatcccaggtctccaggatcgcgccctgggccaaaggcaggtgccaaactgctgcgccacccagggatcccaattttttttattttttaattcatgatagagagagaaaaaaagagaggcagagacacaggcagagggagaagcagtctccatgccgggagcccgatgcgggactcgatcctgggtctccagaatcaggccctgggccaaaggcaggcgccaaaccgctgagccacccagggatccccagattctattttttttaa
- the FLT3LG gene encoding fms-related tyrosine kinase 3 ligand isoform X4, with the protein MGVRSDHRHEGPPAEMIVLAPAWSPTASLLLLLLLSPGLRGTPDCSFSHSPISSTFAVTIRKLASPCFLPQSDYLLQDYPVTVASNLQDDELCGAFWRLVLAQRWMVRLQAVAGSQMQILLEAVNTEIHFVTFCAFQDTSQQLAALKPWITRRNFSGCLELQCQPDSSTLVPPRSPGALEATALPAPQAPRLLLLLLLPVALLLMSTAWCLHWRRRRRRRSPYPGEQRTLRPSERSHLPEDTELGPGGSQLETGPFLDHAAPLAPSPGSRQRPPPTPPKPAPAPPLPLCTKSLPPRNCI; encoded by the exons atgggggtcAG ATCTGACCATAGGCATGAGGGGCCTCCGGCCGAGATGATAGTGCTGGcgccagcctggagcccaact GCCTccctgttgctgctgctgctgctcagccCCGGCCTCCGCGGGACCCCCGACTGCTCCTTCAGCCACAGCCCCATCTCCTCCACCTTCGCGGTCACCATCCGCAAGCTG GCCTCACCCTGTTTTCTCCCGCAGTCTGATTACCTGCTTCAGGACTATCCAGTCACTGTCGCCTCCAACCTGCAGGAC GACGAGCTCTGCGGGGCGTTCTGGCGCCTGGTCCTGGCCCAGCGCTGGATGGTGCGGCTCCAGGCTGTGGCTGGATCCCAAATGCAAATCCTGCTGGAGGCTGTCAACACGGAGATACACTTTGTCACCTTCTGTGCCTTCCAG GACACCTCCCAGCAGCTGGCCGCCCTGAAGCCCTGGATCACCCGCAGGAATTTCTCCGGGTGCCTGGAGCTGCAGTGTCAGCCCG aCTCCTCTACATTGGTGCCCCCAAGGAGCCCCGGGGCCCTGGAGGCCACTGCCTTGCCAGCCCCTCAGGCACCTcggctgctcctcctgctgctgctgcccgtGGCTCTCCTGCTGATGTCCACTGCCTGGTGCCTGCATTGGCgaaggaggcggcggcggaggtCACCCTACCCTGGGGAGCAG aggacactgaggcccagcgAGCGGAGCCATCTGCCCGAGGACACAGAGCTGGGACCTGGAGGGAGTCAGCTAGAGACTGGTCCCTTCCTCGACCACGCAGCCCCGCTCGCTCCCTCCCCAGGATCAAGGCAACGCCCGCCCCCAACGCCCCCAaagccagccccagccccacctctccCCCTCTGTACAAAGTCCTTGCCCCCAAGAAATTGTATATAA
- the FLT3LG gene encoding fms-related tyrosine kinase 3 ligand isoform X5, protein MGVRSDHRHEGPPAEMIVLAPAWSPTASLLLLLLLSPGLRGTPDCSFSHSPISSTFAVTIRKLASPCFLPQSDYLLQDYPVTVASNLQDDELCGAFWRLVLAQRWMVRLQAVAGSQMQILLEAVNTEIHFVTFCAFQPLPSCLRFVQTNISHLLQDTSQQLAALKPWITRRNFSGCLELQCQPVTQREREAETQAEGEAGSMQGAQRGIRSQVSRIAPWAKGRCQTAAPPRDPNFFYFLIHDRERKKERQRHRQREKQSPCREPDAGLDPGSPESGPGPKAGAKPLSHPGIPRFYFF, encoded by the exons atgggggtcAG ATCTGACCATAGGCATGAGGGGCCTCCGGCCGAGATGATAGTGCTGGcgccagcctggagcccaact GCCTccctgttgctgctgctgctgctcagccCCGGCCTCCGCGGGACCCCCGACTGCTCCTTCAGCCACAGCCCCATCTCCTCCACCTTCGCGGTCACCATCCGCAAGCTG GCCTCACCCTGTTTTCTCCCGCAGTCTGATTACCTGCTTCAGGACTATCCAGTCACTGTCGCCTCCAACCTGCAGGAC GACGAGCTCTGCGGGGCGTTCTGGCGCCTGGTCCTGGCCCAGCGCTGGATGGTGCGGCTCCAGGCTGTGGCTGGATCCCAAATGCAAATCCTGCTGGAGGCTGTCAACACGGAGATACACTTTGTCACCTTCTGTGCCTTCCAG cccctccccagctgTCTTCGCTTCGTCCAGACCAACATCTCCCACCTCCTGCAGGACACCTCCCAGCAGCTGGCCGCCCTGAAGCCCTGGATCACCCGCAGGAATTTCTCCGGGTGCCTGGAGCTGCAGTGTCAGCCCG tcacacagagagagagagaagcagagacacaggcagagggagaagcaggttccatgcagggagcccaacgtgggattcgatcccaggtctccaggatcgcgccctgggccaaaggcaggtgccaaactgctgcgccacccagggatcccaattttttttattttttaattcatgatagagagagaaaaaaagagaggcagagacacaggcagagggagaagcagtctccatgccgggagcccgatgcgggactcgatcctgggtctccagaatcaggccctgggccaaaggcaggcgccaaaccgctgagccacccagggatccccagattctattttttttaa
- the FLT3LG gene encoding fms-related tyrosine kinase 3 ligand isoform X9 yields the protein MIVLAPAWSPTASLLLLLLLSPGLRGTPDCSFSHSPISSTFAVTIRKLSDYLLQDYPVTVASNLQDDELCGAFWRLVLAQRWMVRLQAVAGSQMQILLEAVNTEIHFVTFCAFQDTSQQLAALKPWITRRNFSGCLELQCQPDSSTLVPPRSPGALEATALPAPQAPRLLLLLLLPVALLLMSTAWCLHWRRRRRRRSPYPGEQRTLRPSERSHLPEDTELGPGGSQLETGPFLDHAAPLAPSPGSRQRPPPTPPKPAPAPPLPLCTKSLPPRNCI from the exons ATGATAGTGCTGGcgccagcctggagcccaact GCCTccctgttgctgctgctgctgctcagccCCGGCCTCCGCGGGACCCCCGACTGCTCCTTCAGCCACAGCCCCATCTCCTCCACCTTCGCGGTCACCATCCGCAAGCTG TCTGATTACCTGCTTCAGGACTATCCAGTCACTGTCGCCTCCAACCTGCAGGAC GACGAGCTCTGCGGGGCGTTCTGGCGCCTGGTCCTGGCCCAGCGCTGGATGGTGCGGCTCCAGGCTGTGGCTGGATCCCAAATGCAAATCCTGCTGGAGGCTGTCAACACGGAGATACACTTTGTCACCTTCTGTGCCTTCCAG GACACCTCCCAGCAGCTGGCCGCCCTGAAGCCCTGGATCACCCGCAGGAATTTCTCCGGGTGCCTGGAGCTGCAGTGTCAGCCCG aCTCCTCTACATTGGTGCCCCCAAGGAGCCCCGGGGCCCTGGAGGCCACTGCCTTGCCAGCCCCTCAGGCACCTcggctgctcctcctgctgctgctgcccgtGGCTCTCCTGCTGATGTCCACTGCCTGGTGCCTGCATTGGCgaaggaggcggcggcggaggtCACCCTACCCTGGGGAGCAG aggacactgaggcccagcgAGCGGAGCCATCTGCCCGAGGACACAGAGCTGGGACCTGGAGGGAGTCAGCTAGAGACTGGTCCCTTCCTCGACCACGCAGCCCCGCTCGCTCCCTCCCCAGGATCAAGGCAACGCCCGCCCCCAACGCCCCCAaagccagccccagccccacctctccCCCTCTGTACAAAGTCCTTGCCCCCAAGAAATTGTATATAA
- the FLT3LG gene encoding fms-related tyrosine kinase 3 ligand isoform X7, with protein MGVRSDHRHEGPPAEMIVLAPAWSPTASLLLLLLLSPGLRGTPDCSFSHSPISSTFAVTIRKLSDYLLQDYPVTVASNLQDDELCGAFWRLVLAQRWMVRLQAVAGSQMQILLEAVNTEIHFVTFCAFQDTSQQLAALKPWITRRNFSGCLELQCQPDSSTLVPPRSPGALEATALPAPQAPRLLLLLLLPVALLLMSTAWCLHWRRRRRRRSPYPGEQRTLRPSERSHLPEDTELGPGGSQLETGPFLDHAAPLAPSPGSRQRPPPTPPKPAPAPPLPLCTKSLPPRNCI; from the exons atgggggtcAG ATCTGACCATAGGCATGAGGGGCCTCCGGCCGAGATGATAGTGCTGGcgccagcctggagcccaact GCCTccctgttgctgctgctgctgctcagccCCGGCCTCCGCGGGACCCCCGACTGCTCCTTCAGCCACAGCCCCATCTCCTCCACCTTCGCGGTCACCATCCGCAAGCTG TCTGATTACCTGCTTCAGGACTATCCAGTCACTGTCGCCTCCAACCTGCAGGAC GACGAGCTCTGCGGGGCGTTCTGGCGCCTGGTCCTGGCCCAGCGCTGGATGGTGCGGCTCCAGGCTGTGGCTGGATCCCAAATGCAAATCCTGCTGGAGGCTGTCAACACGGAGATACACTTTGTCACCTTCTGTGCCTTCCAG GACACCTCCCAGCAGCTGGCCGCCCTGAAGCCCTGGATCACCCGCAGGAATTTCTCCGGGTGCCTGGAGCTGCAGTGTCAGCCCG aCTCCTCTACATTGGTGCCCCCAAGGAGCCCCGGGGCCCTGGAGGCCACTGCCTTGCCAGCCCCTCAGGCACCTcggctgctcctcctgctgctgctgcccgtGGCTCTCCTGCTGATGTCCACTGCCTGGTGCCTGCATTGGCgaaggaggcggcggcggaggtCACCCTACCCTGGGGAGCAG aggacactgaggcccagcgAGCGGAGCCATCTGCCCGAGGACACAGAGCTGGGACCTGGAGGGAGTCAGCTAGAGACTGGTCCCTTCCTCGACCACGCAGCCCCGCTCGCTCCCTCCCCAGGATCAAGGCAACGCCCGCCCCCAACGCCCCCAaagccagccccagccccacctctccCCCTCTGTACAAAGTCCTTGCCCCCAAGAAATTGTATATAA
- the FLT3LG gene encoding fms-related tyrosine kinase 3 ligand isoform X6 → MIVLAPAWSPTASLLLLLLLSPGLRGTPDCSFSHSPISSTFAVTIRKLSDYLLQDYPVTVASNLQDDELCGAFWRLVLAQRWMVRLQAVAGSQMQILLEAVNTEIHFVTFCAFQPLPSCLRFVQTNISHLLQDTSQQLAALKPWITRRNFSGCLELQCQPDSSTLVPPRSPGALEATALPAPQAPRLLLLLLLPVALLLMSTAWCLHWRRRRRRRSPYPGEQRTLRPSERSHLPEDTELGPGGSQLETGPFLDHAAPLAPSPGSRQRPPPTPPKPAPAPPLPLCTKSLPPRNCI, encoded by the exons ATGATAGTGCTGGcgccagcctggagcccaact GCCTccctgttgctgctgctgctgctcagccCCGGCCTCCGCGGGACCCCCGACTGCTCCTTCAGCCACAGCCCCATCTCCTCCACCTTCGCGGTCACCATCCGCAAGCTG TCTGATTACCTGCTTCAGGACTATCCAGTCACTGTCGCCTCCAACCTGCAGGAC GACGAGCTCTGCGGGGCGTTCTGGCGCCTGGTCCTGGCCCAGCGCTGGATGGTGCGGCTCCAGGCTGTGGCTGGATCCCAAATGCAAATCCTGCTGGAGGCTGTCAACACGGAGATACACTTTGTCACCTTCTGTGCCTTCCAG cccctccccagctgTCTTCGCTTCGTCCAGACCAACATCTCCCACCTCCTGCAGGACACCTCCCAGCAGCTGGCCGCCCTGAAGCCCTGGATCACCCGCAGGAATTTCTCCGGGTGCCTGGAGCTGCAGTGTCAGCCCG aCTCCTCTACATTGGTGCCCCCAAGGAGCCCCGGGGCCCTGGAGGCCACTGCCTTGCCAGCCCCTCAGGCACCTcggctgctcctcctgctgctgctgcccgtGGCTCTCCTGCTGATGTCCACTGCCTGGTGCCTGCATTGGCgaaggaggcggcggcggaggtCACCCTACCCTGGGGAGCAG aggacactgaggcccagcgAGCGGAGCCATCTGCCCGAGGACACAGAGCTGGGACCTGGAGGGAGTCAGCTAGAGACTGGTCCCTTCCTCGACCACGCAGCCCCGCTCGCTCCCTCCCCAGGATCAAGGCAACGCCCGCCCCCAACGCCCCCAaagccagccccagccccacctctccCCCTCTGTACAAAGTCCTTGCCCCCAAGAAATTGTATATAA